CGTAAAATTATGCCACCAATATGTTACAATTCAATCCAGTTTGACACTTTCATGACTAAGAATGTTTTTCACATTCTCATGGCGCCGAATTCATGTAACTCTGACGCAACTGATATGACTTTGAACtaaattaacataaaattaaCAGTTTACCGGAGAGAATATATTTAGCGAAACCAATATGATCTTTGTCGCTTGCCATTGCAACAATAAATGTGAATGGAGCCTCTGGAAATGCCATTTGTAATGTGCTCATCAGTGCTTCAGCAGATTCTTTTGTGTGGGCTACAGCATATGCATATACACCAAAACATCAATGACAACTTTTGTTGTAACAATCGAAAAAAATCTTACTGGTCCCACTAAAAATGTTATATAAGCATAAGCATTTTCTAGGAAACTCATTTATCACAACCATATGAAATATAACGGGTAGTCCAGTCtataaaatgcaagaaaagcaTCCAAAATGTTTAAACTTCTTCCAGAAAATCTTACACGACTTCTACATTTTCCAGACAAAACACacccaatttttttaacaattcaaGTTAACAGTTATTCGCATGCTAATCAAATGAGAAGTCAGAGAAATCAACCTCCATCAAGCAGTATTGTTGCTCCAGTAAGTCCTAATGCCTCAGCTTCTTGAGATGTTAGGAATTGACTCCTTCCAAGGAGGTATGTACTTTCCAACCCCAACCTAATAGATTCATCTGAAATTCTCCACCCTAATCAACCAATAAAAATGGAAAAAGTGAAGGAGAAATCAAATTACCAGCACAGGAAAATAACACTAAGGGGGGTGTTTCAATATGAGAAAAAATGAACCGAGGAAAACTAAATTAGCACATATATATAATGTTGTGCTCATAAAAAACAAGCTAATAGCAATATTAGCACAAACATAAAAGGGACATTGTAGCATGGATTattattaagtaaaaaaaaaagcattttAACTTTTGACAAAATCCTTGGAAAAGGTAACCCAAATACTAAACTCTAAATTAGAGTAGTAATATATTCTATTCAACTGATAAAAGAATGTATATGCATGTTGATAAGGACAGGAAGATGGTATAGAAGTTATACCTAAATTACGAAGACACAATACCACACAAGTGGCAGTAGCAGCATTTTGAAGTTGGTGGCTTCCTAGCATTTGCAGCTTTACATCATGCAACTTACAGGACTACATGAATAGCTATATTCATAAGAAAcgggattaaaaaaaattactagacAGAAGAACCTGATAAGAAAACATACCATGATTGTAGAGTACAGATTATTTGCAACATTCTTAAGTTGCAACACAATAAGAAATGAGGTAACTGACTCAGTAAAATTGCAGACACATGAGAGCTCAAACGAAGTTATGATAAAAGGCTTGCATAGAAATAATGTAAGAAAAGAAAGTCTGAAATACAGAGTTATTTGGTAGGTTATATGTATCCTTTCAAACTTCAATTCACAAATCAGAGTAAAAGCCTATTATGCTAAGCAGGAGCAAGGCATTATCAATATATGTCATAGATGACTGCAAAAGTGAGTCTGTTCAAAAGTACGTTCCATGTCTATAAGATGCATCCTAAGCAATCAGAGCTAGTAAACCATGCTCAATTCTTTAAATAAACAAATGAATTAGTAAAAGCTAAAGAATTCAAATTCATACCAGATTCAAGTCTTTTGCAACTTCTATCACTATATCACAAATTTGGCAAGGCTTGCCATTGAGCACactgaatttttttatagtacCGCGATTCCCACTGTCAGATGCTGACACTACAGGTGAACCCATGGACGCTGCTTTATCTCGAATAATACTCTCAATATGAGGAAGAAATGGTCCACCGAGCACCAACTGAAATGCATTTCTTTGGTTagcaaaagagaaagaaaaacaatattgTCCATAATGgtaataaaattgtaaaaagatCAACATCTCTGTACCAAGAATATAGAGAAAAGTTTTATTTCGCTCTGGTGTTTATGtatgaagaataaaattttaaaatttatacattAACACAAATCTAAATCAATAGAAGATAGGTCCAATCCATCCGAGAAAATGGAAATCCTATTTAGCTGTCACAGCAACATAAGATCCCTGTTTTGCCACTTTGCAGACATTTTAGGGtatttttctctcaaaaaatGTTATTATGCTTTAAATTAAGACATAAATGAAAGGATATTTCATATCAATAACTATTTCTGGTCTATTTTACGTATAGAATGCAAGGATTAAACAAACGACAGTTCCTAAAGGAAAAGATGGAAAGCTCTCTAGCTAATTTAAATATGCTTCTTTTTAATGAGCATTGAGTAATTGGAGTAGGACAAAATAATCTCAATGCAGCTACTACAGGTGAACCCATGGACGCTGCTTTATTTCAAATAATACTCTCAATATGAGGAAGAAATGGTCCACCGAGCACCAACTGAAATGCATTTCTTTGGTTagcaaaagagaaagaaaaacaatattgTCCATAATGgtaataaaattgtaaaagatAAACATCTCTGTACCAAGAATATAGAGAAAAGTTTTATTTCGCTCTGGTGTTTATGtatgaagaataaaattttaaaatttatacattAACACAAATCTAAATCAATAGAAGATAGGTCCAATCCATCCGAGAAAAAGGAAATCCTATTTAGCTGTCACAGCAACATAAGATCCCTGTTTTGCCACTTTGCAGACATTTTAGGGTgtttttctctcaaaaaatGTTATTATGCTTTAAATTAAGACATAAATGAAAGGATATTTCATATCAATAACTATTTCTGGTCTATTTTACGTATAGAATGCAAGGATTAAACAAACGACAGTTCCTAAAGGCAAAGATGGAAAGCTCTCTAGCTAATTTAAATATGCTTCTTTTTAATGAGCATTGAGTAATTGGAGTAGGACAAAATAATCTCAATGCATTTAGTCATGTACATAAGAATTGGATTGTATCCTTGTCAATAGTCCTCAATTTAGTATCTATGCAGTTGTAGCGTGTTTTGTCTCCAAGAAAAACGTCATTTCATTTCAAGTTTAGATATCTTattaatgagaaaaataagatcaTGGAGAGAAACACCTAACTGGGCGGTTTTGTTTTATGATTCCTGCCTTTGCCACTGCAATAGTTTCCAATGAACCACCAAGAGCTGCTAAATGTTCCTCCCCGACGGTGGTTATAACTGAGGTAGCAAGGCCAGAGCTAGATATAACATTCGTTGCATCCCGAGCACCCCCTAAACCAGCCTGTAGAATTAAATGAAGATACAGCATTATGACTTTGGCCATCTCACAGTTTtaggtttaaattttttaaaataaagacaatattaacaataaaacaCTATCAAGAACCATCCATTATGTTGGCTTAGACAAATCCAATATTATCTCAAGACTTTTTGGGGGGGGGGCAACATAGAAACAACAAAATCAGAACAATAACTTAATAGTAGGTTTGCCCGAAGCAATTGCCAGTGAAGAAAATAGATAATTTACCTCAACAACAGCAATGTCAACATTCTCTTCAGCGAACAAGATGAATGCCATAGTAGTGAACACCTGAAACAACAGAGTAAACAAGTTTAGCAAATACAAAATATCCAGCTCAATTGTATTAGAATGCTATATAATATACACAGAAACATCAGCTTAAAGAATCATTAATTTGAGGCAATATTTCATTgcaaaaccaaataatagagcATTAACTATTGCAATAGAAGTGATAATTTAGAAGATGCAATCCATCTTGAAAGAACAGACAGAGGAGCAAATAATGACCAAGAGAATTTAATATACTGTTCCAAATGCCCAATTGATCACATGGAatccaatggaaaaaaacctCTAGTTAAAGTATTTAAACGTTGATGATATTATGAATACCTCAAAATGGCTTATGCAACCATTTTCCTCTACAATTGCTTGGTCAAGATCCTGCTTGATCCTATCAAAAAGATTACTCAACAATTTTGGCGAGACAGGATCGCCAAATCTTCCTAGTAAAATCCTCTCTCTGATTGTCTTGATATGTGGACTGCTTCAGAAAAATAAAACCTGCCCGTCAATGACATACAAATTGTAAAGCAGTATTGTCAAAATTGGAATTGCAAGCATTTGCATATATATCGAGGTAATGTCGTTTTGAAGGATAAAGAAACATAACCTAGTATAACAACCAACAGAATAACCTTCTGCCCTCAGAATATTAGATATGAATGCGGCTGTTGACCCCTTTCCCTTAGTCCCAGCAATATGAACAGCCTATAATTGGAGTGAAATTGAAACATACGATACATGTGAAAATGAAGAGATAACTCTACAAGAAAAAAAGGTATGAAAAACTCATCCATAACTTTTCCAAACCCATATTTAAGTACTAAGTATACCTAATAAAGAGGAGAATTTCAGCATACTCAGAATATAAAATTTCCAaccaattaaagaaaaaaacagGCATGACCCTTGGTTACAAAATTTCCACTATCCAAAGTTGTGAAATAAGAAGTCATCCAAGAACTTCAACCTCTGAATAAATATTTCATTTCTTCCCCCCCGTCTAATTTACATATATGCGTGATTTAGTTGTtgctaaaatatatatttaccaattaaaaaaggggaagaaaaaaaaggaggaaaatTGCACCTTGAATTTGCAATGAGGGTTACCAAAACGTTCAAGGAGGCGTCTCATTCTTCCAAGATCAAACCCATCACGCGAATCAGTGCCTGCTCCTTTGGGAACCCCTGATTTCTCATAGTTTTTAAGCGAATCAATGTAATCCAGTAGGTTTTTCATTTCAGGCTCTCCTGCTTTCAAACATAAGGTTCGTATGGCACCTATTTGCCTTTTGATGCCTCTATTTATATGGCAAAGAAAGTTACTATTGCCAAGAAGTGTGAGGTTTCCAGTGGGAACTGCAAGCATAGTTCAGTCTCACCACAAACAGGCCTGCACAGCTGAAGCCTGAAGAAAATGTATGCtaacaaaatcaatttcaaagttTTATGTATTTGAGAACCAAAAAGATATCAAAAGAACATGCATTATATATGAAATCTAGCATAAACTACTGGTCGATGTCATGAAATTACTTCTCCCAAAAACTTAAACTTATAGAAGGAGACACATGAATAATTGTATCTCTAACCATCTGTCCATAACACTTAAAAGCAAGGTTGCAAGAACCGAACCGGTTATTGAATCGGTCAAGTAACTGGTTCAATGGTCCAACCAGTTTAgttaaatatacaataaaactATTACAAATTCAATATACAATTTCAAACATCCAAATTCAATGATttctaaactaataaaattcaaaattttgtaatttcacATAATAACTTGGccatattttatcattaaaaattcacaataaaaaatttcCAAAAGGATTAAGATCTCTCCTTGCTGGGAAATGGGAATAATGCATAAAAAACCAATTGCATCGATCTCTTCTTTGATTCCCAGTGTAAAGCAAAATAATCCTTAAAGAACTTCACTCTACTCCCAGCTTCCCCAAACTCCTCCTCAAACTTCTTCTTCCAGAGGTCATTATTCCCAGACAGGTACAGCAGTTCTGTACACAAGCAAGCCATCCTAGCCAGAACAACAGTAGGAAGACGCTCCAATCATCATCTTAAGTTCTGTGGGGACATGAAACACGGCGGAGGGTCCAATCCAGCTTTGTCACAAGGATCAATCAATAATGGCAATGCAAGCCTATCCTTAACCATCTTCCACAACTCAAAAATCTCACTTTGTTGATCAACAACAGCATCATTATCAAAATTATCCTTGGATTCAAAATTTTCCAGCATCAACTTCAAGGGCTTGGCAAATTTACGGTTATCCATAGTATTCAAGAAAACTCAGCATCCAAAGTCGAGAatccaaaaacagaaaaactaAGCAAAAAATCCAAACTCAGAATCATAAAACCCAGCCACTCAGAATCACACAATCAGAATTATTGACAAATTGAATCACAGAATCAActcaaaacaagcaaaaataaatTGAAGCAGAAGTACTTACCGGCGGCGAGGGAGGAAGGAAGCGACGGCGACGGAGAAGGGAAGTGAGCTTGGacagagagagtgagagagcGCTCGAACAGGGAAGTGAGCTtggacagagagagagagagcgctCGAACAGGAAAACGAGCTCGGAGAGAGACGACCGACGAACCCAGCAACCCTTCGCGAGGGCGAGAGCGAGAGGCGAGGAGAAGAGGTTCGGCGACCTCCTTGACTGTTTGGGTGATAAGTTTGGGTAGTTGGGTTTTCCGTGTGCGAGAGACTTAAAACTTTTTTGGCCACCCAACGCAACCGCCtaacagaaaaaagaaaaagctttaataaatcaaatattaaTTGCACAAAAATAACAGCTAAAATTTTATACTCATGGTCATCAGGTCATGGACTCCCAAATCCAGAAGCCTTTCAAAGTATACCTAGTTTCCTCCCCCGAGTCGCCCGAGTTCACCCTCCTCACTCGGTCCCTGACTCAGTCCTCGCTCGTCGGGCTCGACGCCGAGTGGAAGCCTGTCCGAACATACCAGTCTTCGTTCCCCGACGTGTCGCTGCTCCAAATCGCCTGCCAACTCGGCGGCGACTCGGAACCTGTCTCGGCCGTGTTCCTCCTCGACCTTCTTTCCATCCCTCTCTCCTCGCTATGGAAGCCACTCCGAGAAATGCTGGAATCCCCCGAGACCTTGAAACTTGGTTTCAGATTCAAGCAAGATTTGATATATCTGTCTTCTACTTTCTGTTCCCATGGCTGCGACCCTGGTTTCGATAAGGTTAGAGGATCACAATCGCGTTGTTTCTTTGGTTGAATTTACAGTTTTCAATCTAGTTCTTGAGATTCTGAAATGAACTGTTTAGATTCTCATTTTGTAAAACATTATTTGAGTTTACTTTCAATTCGTATAACATTTTATCAGTTAGGATTATAATTTAACTTTGATTGAATTATTGCGTAAACACGgatcaaaattaaacttaatgCACCAGCCATATGTATTCGTTTTATAATTGAATGAATTGAATTATATTGTATAATTAATACTCAAATTGGTCCCAGAACTAACATGCACTTCAATTAATGTGAATCAAGAATACTAAATTGTGGGATCAATTgagtaaatcaaaattttggacCAAATTGAGGCGCAAGTGTAACTTCAGGACCAATATGAGTATTAACTTTCACTCGGAGGACTTACTTGAATAATAATTTACAACTTCAGGTAGTAAATTAACTAAAATGGGGCTTCACTTGAGTAGaaaattatgctattttttaattatgatagGTTGTGTTGAACTGTGGATAGGTGGAGCCATATTTGGATATCACGAGTCTGTATAATCTTCTGTATCTAAAGAAGCATGGACGGAATGCACCGAAGCAGACTAAAAGTTTGTCGAATATATGCATGGAAGTCCTGGGTTTTCCTCTCTCAAAGGTTTGTTTACATATGCTATTCAACTTTTATTGCATATAAATGTGTCAATTTAGAAGATTACCACTTACCAGTGGGGTTTTAGCATTTGTTTGTGTGAACTGGATGCTTAAATAAACTACATGAACCGTAGTGTGAAGTTTTTGATtgtattgtatcttctacatgCATTTGGGAAGTCATATTCACGTTACCATTATAGTAGCTAAACTCTTACATTGTTGCTGTTATATCTTTCCCAATTTTCCTCTAGAAAGGAAGGGGAAGAAAAGGTAacataaaaggaaaattacaaATTTGCACTGCCAGAAGCTTTTATTGTTCTGTCTGATTTTTATGTGTTGATTTGAAGAGAGAATGAGATTATGAGGGCTCATTCTTTGTCATTTTGTAAGATGTATATTTAAGTTTTTCTTAAGAATCTTCATCCTAAAAAGTTTACGTATTGCATGCATGGCCGCCAAAAAAAGTGTTTAGCTTTATCAAATAACGagctttattttaattatgaagAGTGATTTAGCAAATTCCTAAGTTATTGATCACTGGGTTATAGAGATACATGTCAAGAATGGACAAAAATGgaataatagaaaatagaacTATAAATTATCCCAGAAGACTTCCTTGCCTGAAAACTTCTTGATAGAGATGTATGAATCACACTAACAAAAAACATCAAACAGTGGCATAGAGtttatcttatccaaaaaaaaaaaaaaaaccaagcaAGATTACAGAACACAGAATTGATCCAACAATGTAGCTCAATATGACCAAAATTGCGCAACACATTGCACACGTATTTGGGAAAACACGTTTGCCATTTAATAATGGCCTGTATACTGTTTGTTATGTGCTTTCTAATAAGAAAACATACTTGCTCTCCTATTTGCAGGATTATATTGATCAGAATATCTTAGCTATGCAAAGTGATTTCTGAAGAATCAATTTGTTTCATCACAAAACAAATATTGCATATTATAGATAGTAATGTTCATTGACTGTTATTGCCATCTATATTTGTGTGTTTTAATGGAATTTAGTTTTTCATAATATGAAAGGGAATGGGGAATCTCTTGTTTGTATAAGGATCTGGTTTGGTTATCCGCTGGAATTCCATGTTTAAGGACTTGGTCCATGGCATTTTTCAATTACGTAAGTTGTTAACCAAACTTATAACTACTTTAGGAACTCCAATGTAGTGATTGGTCATGTCGTCCTCTTACAGAAGAGCAGATAACATATGCAGCTATGGATGCTCATTGCTTGGTTGAAATATTTAACGTCTTCAATTCAAAAGTTGCCAATACAGGTTTGTATGCTTGAAAATTTTATACCACTAAATCTGCACCTGTGTGCATGTCATCGTGTTGCATTTCTTTTTGTTGTCatagtatttaaaatttcatgGTTATTGATTGAGCATTTGCTCACTAGagttttgaaaatgttttgaaaatGTTTCAATTATGTGTTTGTGGTTTTTTGTCTAGTGCTATTTTGAATCTATCTTCTTGCATCCTCCTTTTTTCATTTGATCCCTCTAGTTTTTTGTTACTTAATAGCTAAAGATTTATCACATGTTCAGTATTTGGCTTAATATACTTGATAAAGCTTTCATGTGGGTAGTCAATTAGGAATGCTTGACTTGCCCTGGTCCCACAAATAAGTATTATTGCATGAAATACTCAGGATTTGTATAGCATCCCTGGAATCAACGGTTCACGGTATAATCAACTTGACCATCATTTTCCATTATAGAACAAAGCAAATTCTTGCAAAGCACAATCatctatc
This portion of the Arachis duranensis cultivar V14167 chromosome 6, aradu.V14167.gnm2.J7QH, whole genome shotgun sequence genome encodes:
- the LOC107495163 gene encoding dihydrofolate synthetase, giving the protein MLAVPTGNLTLLGNSNFLCHINRGIKRQIGAIRTLCLKAGEPEMKNLLDYIDSLKNYEKSGVPKGAGTDSRDGFDLGRMRRLLERFGNPHCKFKAVHIAGTKGKGSTAAFISNILRAEGYSVGCYTSPHIKTIRERILLGRFGDPVSPKLLSNLFDRIKQDLDQAIVEENGCISHFEVFTTMAFILFAEENVDIAVVEAGLGGARDATNVISSSGLATSVITTVGEEHLAALGGSLETIAVAKAGIIKQNRPLVLGGPFLPHIESIIRDKAASMGSPVVSASDSGNRGTIKKFSVLNGKPCQICDIVIEVAKDLNLSCKLHDVKLQMLGSHQLQNAATATCVVLCLRNLGWRISDESIRLGLESTYLLGRSQFLTSQEAEALGLTGATILLDGAHTKESAEALMSTLQMAFPEAPFTFIVAMASDKDHIGFAKYILSGVQVEAVILTEAAIAGGVTRITPTSSLRQSWIQASEELGIGVVHDGMAEYNERLKDHHRLPVRSERNLVDGRKIILATESSLKGSLRTANKILASKGDQKGIIVITGSLHIISSVLTSLAG